Proteins encoded by one window of Cyclobacteriaceae bacterium:
- a CDS encoding gliding motility-associated C-terminal domain-containing protein — translation MMVRLLLGAFLIFPLFLQAQYVSQLGRFQVDERKGCAPLTVTILDTNLATTNECTPGQPCDMNWGDGTAQQNSFVHTYTQPGTYTLSILYQSIGADQIQIVVTDNKPPAFEIVSCSGNEVEVRVTDTNYDGYIINFNDGSPETLVPKGVSAIANHTYATSGNKTISVRGKDVNADDNCGSNTQPFTALAALPAPFIDELRVTSTDRIDLNFTSAPNIQYRLEIATNSNATFQLAQTVINTSSVSVPNLRPDDNYYCFRLGAYDPCNNTTNYSNIICSANFDATAQNNQNQLNWITNTTGITNYTVERDGSLLTTTGSTSHIDNLVVCKTAYCYQLISNYANGSQSISLEKCVTAFSSDIPSPITNATAVVTQSGVDITWQQDPAFQTNNYRILRKPDGENFGLIGQTATTQFIDNEYATENGFCYQINYTDVCDNTAPAGAEICPIRLTGNLTAENFSSLTWSAYTGWATGVDEYRIEKYDGQGALIQSFTVNASETSFIDTDIDPFNQENRYIIKAAANEAGLGEAVSNEIILIKEPKLFYPTAFTPDGQGPVANETFVVFGQYIASFEMRIFNRWGELLFVTTDRDNGWDGTFRGKEQPEGTYVFTADLIDLAGRSFNRTGSVVLLRKK, via the coding sequence ATGATGGTAAGGTTGCTGCTTGGCGCATTTCTTATTTTTCCGTTGTTCCTTCAGGCGCAGTATGTGAGCCAACTTGGAAGGTTTCAGGTGGACGAGCGAAAAGGTTGCGCACCATTAACTGTTACCATTCTCGACACCAACCTCGCAACCACCAATGAATGTACGCCTGGCCAGCCTTGTGATATGAATTGGGGCGATGGGACGGCACAACAGAATTCTTTTGTGCACACCTATACGCAACCGGGCACATATACCTTAAGCATTCTATACCAAAGTATTGGTGCGGATCAAATTCAAATTGTAGTTACAGACAACAAACCACCTGCTTTTGAAATCGTTTCATGCAGCGGAAATGAAGTGGAGGTTCGCGTAACCGATACCAATTACGATGGCTATATTATTAACTTCAATGATGGTAGTCCGGAAACACTGGTACCCAAAGGCGTATCCGCCATTGCAAATCACACGTATGCAACTTCCGGCAACAAAACCATATCGGTGCGCGGCAAGGATGTAAATGCCGATGATAACTGCGGTTCCAACACTCAACCGTTTACCGCACTGGCTGCATTACCGGCTCCTTTCATTGATGAATTACGCGTTACCAGTACCGACCGCATTGATCTGAACTTTACAAGCGCACCAAACATTCAATACCGGCTTGAAATTGCCACTAACAGCAACGCCACATTTCAACTGGCGCAAACCGTAATCAACACATCATCGGTTTCTGTCCCCAACTTACGTCCCGATGATAACTACTATTGCTTCCGGTTAGGCGCATACGATCCGTGTAACAACACAACCAATTATTCCAACATTATTTGCAGCGCTAATTTTGATGCGACCGCACAAAACAATCAGAACCAATTAAACTGGATCACCAACACCACCGGAATTACCAACTATACCGTTGAACGGGATGGCTCTCTGCTTACAACCACAGGGTCAACATCGCATATTGATAATCTTGTTGTTTGCAAAACAGCTTATTGTTATCAGCTCATATCAAACTATGCGAATGGCAGCCAAAGCATTTCGTTGGAAAAATGCGTAACAGCGTTTTCTTCCGACATTCCCTCACCCATCACCAATGCAACAGCCGTTGTAACACAAAGTGGTGTGGATATAACCTGGCAACAAGATCCAGCCTTTCAAACAAATAATTATCGAATTTTACGGAAGCCGGATGGAGAAAATTTTGGATTGATTGGACAAACCGCAACTACCCAATTCATCGATAACGAGTACGCCACCGAGAATGGTTTTTGCTACCAAATAAACTACACCGATGTGTGTGACAATACAGCACCTGCGGGAGCTGAGATTTGTCCGATTCGATTGACCGGAAACCTCACAGCTGAAAATTTCTCTTCACTCACATGGAGCGCGTACACTGGCTGGGCAACTGGCGTTGATGAATATCGAATTGAAAAGTATGACGGACAAGGCGCGTTAATTCAAAGCTTTACGGTTAATGCCAGCGAAACCAGTTTTATTGATACAGACATAGATCCTTTCAATCAGGAAAACCGGTACATCATAAAAGCAGCTGCGAATGAAGCCGGACTGGGTGAAGCGGTCTCCAATGAAATCATCCTGATCAAGGAACCAAAATTATTTTACCCGACAGCCTTCACCCCGGATGGACAGGGACCTGTCGCCAACGAAACCTTTGTAGTTTTTGGGCAATACATCGCATCGTTTGAGATGCGCATCTTTAACCGTTGGGGCGAGTTGTTGTTTGTTACTACCGATCGCGACAATGGATGGGACGGAACGTTTAGAGGTAAAGAACAACCCGAAGGCACGTACGTATTCACCGCTGACCTCATTGATCTTGCTGGCCGATCATTTAATCGCACCGGATCTGTAGTGCTGCTTCGTAAGAAGTAG
- a CDS encoding glycosyltransferase family 2 protein, whose protein sequence is MSKTAVVILNYNGEKLLQQFLPGVITHTKQARIIVADNGSTDKSIELIKNQFPSVEIIQLDANYGFCGGYNKALKLVNSEYYVLLNSDVDVTDNWLAPMMQLLDENPSIVAVQPKILTYHQKDQFEYAGAGGGFIDSWGYPFCRGRMFNYTEKDTGQYNDTREVFWASGACLFIRSEVYHHLGGLDETFFAHMEEIDLCWKIHRMGKQVYYCGSSTVFHVGAGTLPRNNPRKTYYNFRNGLSLIYKHLPGNQLWYKLPIRILLDFIAALKFILEGHHQDGKAVYRAIRDFLNNKKDLRIERQSLLKQFSPSLSQVYQGMVIFDYYLLGRKHISAKKLPPNNPK, encoded by the coding sequence TTGAGCAAGACGGCTGTTGTTATATTGAACTATAATGGTGAAAAACTACTGCAACAGTTTTTGCCAGGCGTAATCACCCACACGAAACAGGCACGGATTATTGTTGCCGATAACGGCTCAACGGACAAATCAATCGAGCTGATTAAAAATCAGTTTCCATCCGTTGAAATCATTCAGTTGGATGCCAACTATGGTTTTTGCGGAGGATACAACAAAGCGCTCAAACTGGTAAACAGCGAGTACTATGTGCTGCTGAATTCTGATGTTGATGTAACAGACAACTGGCTTGCGCCCATGATGCAGTTGCTGGATGAAAACCCATCGATAGTAGCTGTACAACCCAAAATATTAACCTATCACCAGAAAGATCAGTTTGAATATGCCGGGGCCGGTGGCGGCTTTATCGATTCATGGGGATATCCCTTTTGCCGGGGCCGCATGTTCAACTATACCGAAAAAGACACCGGCCAATACAACGATACACGCGAAGTGTTCTGGGCTAGCGGAGCATGCTTGTTCATTCGCTCAGAAGTATATCACCACCTTGGCGGGCTAGATGAGACATTTTTTGCGCACATGGAAGAAATCGATTTGTGTTGGAAGATTCACCGCATGGGCAAGCAAGTATATTATTGCGGATCAAGCACGGTATTTCATGTTGGTGCAGGCACGCTACCTCGAAACAATCCACGAAAAACCTATTATAATTTTCGCAACGGGCTAAGCCTCATATACAAACATCTTCCTGGTAATCAGCTTTGGTATAAATTACCCATCCGAATACTACTCGATTTTATAGCCGCACTAAAGTTTATACTGGAAGGGCATCATCAAGATGGAAAGGCTGTATACAGGGCAATTCGGGACTTTCTCAACAACAAAAAGGATTTACGAATAGAAAGACAATCTCTCCTCAAGCAATTTTCTCCGTCACTAAGCCAGGTTTATCA
- the hisS gene encoding histidine--tRNA ligase, which yields MEKPSLPKGTRDFGPQTMARRNFILQSIRSVFQKFGFQPLETPAMENLSTLTGKYGDEGDQLLFRVLDSGEFFADSSVVVAKASHYLIQSLKHLVYEFFAIPNEERYKFVEYPQKEELTNPEILRKWLQKYYHTNILKGRMVESLYYNFDFLINSHLAYENFLRQIAEFISKFLKDHSSNLENRSKEEIDHILNYYLIENYNLLYSIIGATVNAKLIRNQVSEKGLRYDLTVPFARYVVMNRHEITLPFKRYQIQPVWRADRPQKGRYREFYQCDADVVGTDSLICEAEIILMITEVMALLRIEDYIIKINHRGVLNGIAETMNATGKETDLFVAIDKLEKIGEENVRKELSEKGFTTQQQDKLFELLKTSGSPEQKLNTLLNAFDNSASGQKGIDDLKTVFDLLGHYQSSSDHVDFDVALARGLSYYTGCIFEVKINNVAIGSVSGGGRYDNLTQAFGSKERLSGVGISFGIDRIYDAMDELSLFPEEATASSKVLICHFDDATLQRGLALLTALRQKGISSEIYPEVSKLKKQLDYANKKSIPFTIVIGEEELKTGAFAVKNMTTGEQQKWSTEQIIQHLS from the coding sequence ATGGAAAAACCTTCATTACCAAAAGGAACGCGCGATTTTGGCCCCCAAACCATGGCCAGGCGTAACTTCATTCTTCAATCCATCCGTTCCGTTTTTCAAAAGTTCGGATTCCAGCCCCTGGAAACCCCAGCCATGGAAAACCTGTCAACTTTAACGGGGAAGTATGGGGATGAGGGGGATCAGCTATTATTTCGAGTTCTTGATAGCGGAGAATTCTTCGCTGACTCCTCTGTGGTTGTAGCTAAGGCTAGCCATTATCTAATTCAATCTCTGAAACATCTAGTTTACGAGTTCTTCGCTATCCCAAATGAAGAAAGATACAAGTTTGTTGAATACCCTCAAAAAGAAGAACTGACTAACCCTGAAATTCTTCGCAAGTGGTTACAGAAATACTACCATACCAATATTCTTAAGGGTAGGATGGTGGAAAGTCTCTATTATAATTTTGATTTTTTAATTAATTCACATCTAGCCTATGAAAATTTTCTTCGTCAAATAGCAGAATTCATATCGAAATTTTTAAAAGATCATTCTAGTAACTTAGAAAATCGATCAAAAGAGGAAATTGATCATATTTTAAATTACTACTTAATCGAAAACTACAACTTACTATATTCAATTATTGGGGCTACTGTTAATGCTAAATTAATAAGAAACCAAGTATCCGAGAAAGGCCTTCGCTATGACCTCACCGTTCCTTTCGCGCGCTATGTGGTGATGAACCGGCATGAGATAACATTGCCCTTTAAACGCTACCAGATACAACCGGTATGGCGTGCCGACCGGCCACAAAAAGGAAGGTACCGTGAATTTTACCAATGCGATGCTGATGTGGTGGGCACTGATTCGCTTATCTGTGAGGCGGAAATTATTCTGATGATCACGGAGGTGATGGCGCTGCTGCGGATTGAAGATTATATCATCAAAATAAATCACCGGGGTGTACTCAATGGCATTGCCGAAACCATGAACGCCACCGGAAAAGAAACCGATTTGTTTGTTGCCATTGATAAGCTTGAAAAAATCGGAGAGGAAAATGTCAGGAAGGAATTATCGGAAAAAGGATTTACGACACAACAACAGGATAAACTTTTCGAACTACTGAAAACTTCCGGAAGTCCGGAGCAGAAACTGAATACACTTTTAAACGCTTTTGACAATTCAGCCTCCGGCCAAAAAGGTATTGATGATCTAAAAACAGTTTTTGATCTGTTAGGTCATTATCAATCGTCATCCGATCATGTAGATTTTGATGTAGCCCTTGCGCGCGGCCTCAGTTATTATACTGGTTGCATCTTCGAAGTAAAAATCAATAACGTGGCCATTGGCAGCGTAAGCGGGGGCGGAAGGTATGATAACCTTACTCAAGCATTCGGTTCAAAAGAAAGGCTATCGGGTGTGGGTATTTCGTTTGGCATTGATCGCATTTACGATGCGATGGATGAACTCAGCCTGTTTCCGGAAGAAGCCACGGCCTCATCAAAAGTGTTGATCTGTCATTTTGATGACGCCACATTACAACGTGGACTTGCACTGCTTACTGCCCTGCGTCAAAAAGGCATTTCCAGTGAGATCTATCCGGAAGTTTCTAAATTGAAAAAGCAACTGGATTATGCCAATAAGAAAAGCATACCGTTTACCATTGTTATTGGCGAAGAAGAATTGAAAACAGGAGCATTTGCTGTCAAGAACATGACTACAGGTGAGCAGCAAAAATGGAGTACGGAACAAATCATTCAACACTTATCCTAA
- a CDS encoding YbaB/EbfC family nucleoid-associated protein — protein sequence MFDMMKMMGKMKEVQARMKEAQDNLEKLTAHGESGGGMVKVTVNGKRKLLAVDIDPTLLKAEDKIIVQDLIVAAVNKAAEEAEVMAKEELRKSTEGLLPNIPGMDLSGMMG from the coding sequence ATGTTTGACATGATGAAGATGATGGGCAAAATGAAAGAAGTTCAGGCCCGCATGAAAGAAGCCCAGGATAACCTGGAAAAACTAACCGCCCACGGAGAATCAGGAGGTGGCATGGTTAAAGTAACGGTTAACGGAAAACGCAAATTGCTCGCGGTGGATATTGATCCTACCTTACTCAAAGCCGAAGATAAAATCATAGTTCAAGACCTGATTGTTGCTGCTGTGAATAAAGCTGCTGAAGAAGCAGAAGTAATGGCAAAAGAAGAATTGCGCAAAAGTACCGAAGGGTTGTTGCCCAATATTCCGGGCATGGACTTGAGTGGCATGATGGGCTAA
- a CDS encoding exodeoxyribonuclease III, which produces MAVLNLVCWNVNGIRSIIKKDFLKDVKAMAPDMLCLQETKATVEDVKNVMELMPEYKSYVNASKARQGYSGTAILTKTEPISVTYDMAIEEHDQEGRVVTAEFDNFFLVTVYTPNAGEGLKRLEYRAKWDEVFRNFVTGLNRRKPVIICGDLNVAHQEIDIARAKENYNKSAGYTQIEIDGFQKLLDAGFVDTFRHFNPEEVKYTYWNYMFNARARNVGWRIDYFLTSTSLLENVKSTAIYNEYFGSDHCPIGLTVDL; this is translated from the coding sequence ATGGCGGTTCTGAATCTTGTTTGCTGGAATGTGAATGGCATCCGATCGATTATCAAAAAGGATTTTCTGAAAGATGTAAAGGCCATGGCACCCGATATGCTGTGCCTGCAGGAAACAAAGGCAACGGTTGAAGATGTGAAGAATGTGATGGAGTTGATGCCTGAATATAAGAGCTATGTGAATGCTTCAAAGGCGCGTCAGGGCTATTCAGGTACAGCCATTTTAACCAAGACTGAACCCATTTCCGTAACCTACGACATGGCCATTGAAGAGCACGATCAGGAGGGACGCGTAGTAACAGCAGAGTTTGACAATTTCTTTCTCGTTACTGTGTATACGCCCAATGCAGGCGAAGGATTAAAGCGATTGGAGTACCGCGCCAAGTGGGATGAAGTATTCCGGAATTTTGTTACCGGTTTGAACCGAAGAAAGCCTGTAATCATTTGTGGTGACTTGAATGTGGCTCATCAGGAAATTGATATTGCACGGGCAAAAGAGAATTACAACAAGTCGGCAGGTTATACACAGATAGAGATTGATGGATTTCAAAAGCTATTGGATGCCGGCTTTGTCGATACCTTCCGTCATTTTAATCCAGAAGAAGTAAAGTACACATATTGGAATTACATGTTTAATGCGCGTGCCCGCAATGTAGGCTGGCGTATCGACTATTTTCTTACCAGTACATCTTTGCTTGAAAACGTGAAAAGCACTGCCATCTATAATGAGTATTTCGGATCAGATCACTGCCCGATTGGGTTAACTGTAGATCTTTAG
- the hutH gene encoding histidine ammonia-lyase produces MEYGTNHSTLILTSVKLKHSISTAKLTLSDLDKIAFQPLTLELSDEAQQKIIRCREYLDEKIKSTSQPIYGINTGFGSLYNTYIAPDQLEKLQENLVKSHACGAGPEVPEEIVRLMLFLKVQSLSYGHSGVQLQTVQRLTDYFNHNIFPVIYEMGSLGASGDLAPLAHLALTLIDDGEVTVNGERKSGKQINRQMNWQPIHFKAKEGLALLNGTQFMSAYGVWCLLHAKRLLKLSNLISALSLDAFDGRIEPFFPQVHNIRPQQGQGEVAKEIYNLLQGSELIVQPKKHVQDPYSFRCIPQVHGASLDALNHVAEIILTEVNSVTDNPLIFPEEDLIISGGNFHGQPLALSLDHLAIAVAELGSISERRTYQLISGSRNLPNYLVANPGINSGMMIPQYTAASLVSQNKQLCTPASVDSIVSSNGQEDHVSMGANAATKAYRVVNNVYAILAIELLTATQAIHFRRPLKTSPVLEEFIHTFRDHIPFVEEDRVLHHDMVNAEKFIRDYPIA; encoded by the coding sequence ATGGAGTACGGAACAAATCATTCAACACTTATCCTAACCAGCGTGAAACTCAAGCACTCCATTTCTACCGCTAAACTTACGTTGTCCGATCTTGATAAGATTGCCTTTCAACCATTAACGCTTGAGCTATCGGATGAGGCACAGCAAAAAATTATTCGTTGCCGCGAATACCTGGACGAAAAAATCAAGAGTACATCACAACCCATATACGGCATCAACACGGGTTTTGGTTCGTTGTATAACACCTACATCGCTCCCGATCAGCTTGAAAAGCTGCAGGAAAATTTAGTGAAGTCGCATGCATGTGGTGCTGGTCCTGAAGTGCCTGAAGAGATCGTGCGCCTGATGTTGTTCCTCAAAGTGCAGTCTCTTTCTTATGGTCATTCTGGTGTTCAGTTGCAAACCGTTCAACGCCTGACTGATTATTTCAATCATAACATTTTTCCGGTAATCTATGAGATGGGCTCACTTGGTGCTTCGGGTGATTTGGCTCCACTCGCCCATTTGGCGCTTACCTTGATTGACGATGGTGAAGTAACGGTAAACGGTGAACGGAAATCCGGAAAGCAAATTAACCGGCAGATGAATTGGCAACCGATTCATTTCAAGGCAAAAGAAGGATTGGCGTTACTGAACGGCACACAGTTTATGAGTGCGTACGGAGTGTGGTGCCTGCTTCATGCCAAACGATTACTCAAACTTAGCAACCTGATCAGCGCTCTGTCGCTGGATGCTTTTGACGGACGCATCGAACCGTTTTTTCCACAGGTTCACAACATCCGGCCCCAACAGGGTCAGGGTGAAGTGGCGAAAGAGATTTATAACCTGTTGCAGGGAAGTGAACTGATCGTGCAACCAAAAAAACACGTTCAGGATCCATACTCCTTCCGGTGTATTCCGCAGGTACATGGCGCCAGTCTGGATGCGCTAAACCATGTTGCAGAAATCATCCTGACTGAAGTAAACAGCGTAACCGATAATCCGCTGATTTTCCCGGAAGAAGATTTGATCATTTCCGGGGGCAATTTTCATGGTCAGCCATTAGCACTTTCGCTTGATCATCTGGCCATTGCCGTTGCTGAATTGGGCAGTATTTCCGAACGCAGAACCTATCAACTCATTTCAGGATCACGTAACCTGCCCAATTACCTGGTGGCCAATCCCGGTATTAACTCGGGCATGATGATTCCACAATATACCGCAGCCTCATTGGTTAGTCAGAACAAACAGCTTTGCACTCCTGCCTCAGTTGATTCCATCGTTTCTTCCAACGGACAGGAAGACCATGTGAGTATGGGCGCAAATGCGGCAACCAAAGCGTACCGGGTAGTAAATAACGTATATGCCATTCTGGCTATTGAATTACTAACCGCAACACAAGCCATTCATTTCCGGAGGCCATTGAAAACTTCACCCGTACTGGAAGAATTTATACATACTTTCCGTGATCATATTCCGTTTGTAGAAGAAGATCGTGTGCTGCATCACGATATGGTTAATGCTGAGAAGTTTATTCGCGATTATCCGATAGCATGA
- a CDS encoding SPFH domain-containing protein — protein MNVFILPIATLAVLFVFVVLVTFFRRYKRCPSDRILVVYGKVGGGSARCIHGGASFIWPVFQDYAFMDLTPISIEVNLTNALSKQNIRVDVPSRFTVGISTETGIMENAAERLLGLQRQDIHALAHDIIVGQMRLVVAMMDIEEINTNREQFLSNVSHNVEAELKKIGLKLINVNFTDIRDESGYIEALGKEAAAKAINEAKIRVADQERLGDIGKTEAEKERDIKVAEMIRDRDTQVAVTVKDKEVLIAGAKRDESIGKVEAERDTRVKSAEANAVAVQGENQSKIAIANSDSERREREAEALRKAIAAEKVQSAKALEEAYVAEQLAEKARAERERASQNANIVVAAEIQKQKAIIEAQAEAEKIRERAKGEADAIFLKQQAEAKGIFEILTKQADGLKQIVSAAGNNSKDAAMLIIADKLPELVRLQTEAIKNIQIDKVTVWEGGQSKDGKTSTANFISGLYQSVPPLHEVFKMAGLDLPTYLGQQTEQPAKVTPPADPDPTPPEKKK, from the coding sequence ATGAATGTTTTTATTCTGCCCATTGCTACGCTGGCCGTATTGTTTGTCTTCGTGGTGCTTGTCACGTTTTTCAGACGTTACAAACGTTGTCCTTCCGATCGGATTTTAGTTGTGTATGGTAAGGTTGGTGGTGGTTCTGCCCGGTGTATTCACGGAGGTGCTTCCTTCATCTGGCCGGTTTTTCAGGATTACGCTTTCATGGACCTTACACCAATTTCCATTGAAGTTAACCTAACCAATGCCCTGAGTAAGCAGAACATCCGGGTGGATGTGCCTTCACGTTTTACCGTGGGTATTTCTACTGAGACGGGAATCATGGAGAATGCCGCTGAGCGTTTGCTCGGTTTGCAACGTCAGGATATCCATGCACTTGCGCATGATATCATTGTTGGTCAGATGCGTTTGGTGGTGGCCATGATGGATATTGAAGAAATCAATACCAACCGCGAACAGTTTCTAAGCAACGTATCGCACAACGTGGAGGCGGAATTGAAAAAGATCGGTTTAAAACTGATCAACGTAAACTTCACTGATATCCGTGATGAGAGCGGGTATATCGAAGCGTTGGGTAAAGAAGCCGCTGCAAAGGCGATTAATGAAGCAAAAATTCGCGTGGCTGATCAGGAACGACTTGGTGATATTGGTAAAACCGAAGCTGAGAAAGAGCGCGACATCAAAGTAGCTGAAATGATTCGCGACCGCGATACGCAAGTAGCGGTAACGGTTAAGGATAAGGAGGTATTGATTGCCGGTGCGAAACGCGATGAATCGATCGGTAAGGTAGAAGCAGAACGGGATACCCGTGTTAAGTCAGCCGAAGCAAATGCGGTTGCTGTACAAGGTGAAAACCAGTCGAAGATTGCCATTGCCAATTCCGATTCCGAAAGGAGGGAGCGTGAAGCAGAAGCGTTACGTAAGGCTATTGCAGCTGAAAAAGTTCAATCTGCGAAAGCCCTCGAAGAAGCTTACGTAGCGGAACAACTGGCGGAAAAGGCACGTGCAGAACGAGAACGCGCTTCACAAAATGCAAACATTGTGGTGGCTGCCGAAATTCAGAAGCAAAAGGCCATTATTGAAGCGCAGGCAGAAGCTGAAAAAATTCGTGAGCGTGCAAAAGGTGAGGCTGATGCTATCTTTTTGAAGCAACAGGCAGAGGCCAAGGGTATTTTTGAAATACTAACCAAGCAAGCCGATGGTTTGAAACAGATTGTAAGTGCAGCCGGAAACAATTCAAAAGATGCGGCCATGCTCATCATCGCGGATAAACTTCCGGAATTGGTACGCTTGCAAACAGAGGCTATCAAAAATATTCAGATTGATAAAGTTACTGTATGGGAAGGCGGTCAATCGAAAGATGGTAAAACTTCTACGGCAAACTTTATATCGGGGTTGTATCAATCGGTGCCGCCATTGCATGAGGTGTTTAAAATGGCCGGACTCGACTTGCCAACTTATTTAGGTCAGCAAACCGAGCAGCCAGCAAAAGTCACTCCCCCTGCTGATCCGGATCCAACGCCTCCGGAGAAGAAAAAGTAA